TATTGTTTTTGTTTACTTTCGCAGTGATTCCAAGTCCTGGAACAGTCTGTAAATTTTCAGGAGAAAGGATAGAATGGCCTTTGGATTTTACAAAAGAAACAATAGCTTTTCCTAAAGGGTGAGAAGATGCGGATTCTGCGGATGCAGAATAAGAAAGTAGATCCGATTCTTCTCCCAAAAACTTGTAATCTGTCACGGAAGGATTTCCCTCGGTGATCGTCCCGGTTTTATCGAATGCGATCAGGTTTAGAGAAGCTGTGGTTTCTAAAACTTCAGAAGTTCTGAATAAGATCCCAAGGCTTGCTGCCTTTCCTGTTCCTACTAAAATTGAGATTGGAGTGGCAAGTCCTAAAGCACAAGGGCAAGCAATCACTAAGATTGCGATCGATTTTTCCAGAGATGAACCTAATACTCCCGCTTCTAAGAAGAAGAACCATAATAAAAAGTTAAACAAGGAGATCAAGATCACTACCGGAACAAATACTGCTGAAATTTTATCCGCAATCTTTTGGATAGGAGCCTTCGAACTTTGCGCTTCTTCGACGGTTTTGATGATAGATGCGAGCACTGTTTCTGAACCGACTGAGGTTGCTTGCACAACCAAATTTCCATTTCCGTTGACTGTTCCTCCCAATACTTGGCTGTCTTTCTTTTTGTCTAGAGGAAGACTTTCGCCGGTTAACATGGATTCGTCTACCGAGCTAAAACCTTCTAATACAACTCCATCTACCGGAAATTTTTCGCCTGGTCTGATTTGTAGAGTATCTCCTTTTTTTACGTATTCTGTAGGGATTTCTAACCATCCCTCTTCTTTTTTAATACGAGCAGTTTCCGGTTTTAATTCGAGTAAGGTTTGGATTGCAGAAGAACTTTTTCCTTTTGCTTCCGCTTCCATCCATTTTCCAGCGAGTATAAAACAAAGTAATACAGCGGATGTTTCATAGTATAATGGTGGAAGTGAATGTGTATGCGCGCCTTCTTCCCAAAAAGATGAGAAGAACAGATCTCTTTGCTGGAGTCCTTGCAAGAGTGAAAGTATAAAACTATATCCGAATGCCGCAGAGGTTCCTAAGGAAACCAGCACATCCATGTTCGCGCTTCCGTTTCTGATCGCTCTGAATGCACTTTTATAAAATGGCAATCCGATCCAGAACTGGACTGGGAATGCC
This Leptospira hartskeerlii DNA region includes the following protein-coding sequences:
- a CDS encoding heavy metal translocating P-type ATPase; this translates as MSVEIREEVKTFSPEEKTSEITLDLFGMTCANCARRIETGLNKVPGVEEARVNFGRETAFVRFNESIDSSQLFSKVESLGYSAKEHSENNYKETEELHKKERSTLRSRFFISLLFASPLFYSMVSHFTFLEFLPNPKVLMHPWVQFALAFPVQFWIGLPFYKSAFRAIRNGSANMDVLVSLGTSAAFGYSFILSLLQGLQQRDLFFSSFWEEGAHTHSLPPLYYETSAVLLCFILAGKWMEAEAKGKSSSAIQTLLELKPETARIKKEEGWLEIPTEYVKKGDTLQIRPGEKFPVDGVVLEGFSSVDESMLTGESLPLDKKKDSQVLGGTVNGNGNLVVQATSVGSETVLASIIKTVEEAQSSKAPIQKIADKISAVFVPVVILISLFNFLLWFFFLEAGVLGSSLEKSIAILVIACPCALGLATPISILVGTGKAASLGILFRTSEVLETTASLNLIAFDKTGTITEGNPSVTDYKFLGEESDLLSYSASAESASSHPLGKAIVSFVKSKGHSILSPENLQTVPGLGITAKVNKNNIKIGKLEFFEQKENFPKDLLEISNSWEKQGKTVVWARSENAGWIIFAIEDTIRQNAKSALEKLNSLGIETLLLTGDHLSVAESISSKVGIKNVHASLLPKEKAEILSDLQSKGKIVGMTGDGINDSPALAKADVGFAMGTGTGVAIETAGVVLVKGDLEKIAEAILIAKATTRNIRQNFFWALAYNTLGIPIAAAGLLAPWIAGAMMAFSSVSVVLNALRLRKKDIRQRIVQ